A genomic segment from Ptychodera flava strain L36383 chromosome 8, AS_Pfla_20210202, whole genome shotgun sequence encodes:
- the LOC139138304 gene encoding uncharacterized protein, whose translation MVKMAKLASLLVLVLLALEARFCQSSTSTVPLPVGTTDDDVTDDPTTAAPTVATTSGPDDTTTAPVPPVTTRPRTTTELPNPSPIPELVEEGGVEAELGTSYAGWNSAEYRNALAKYANDWCINPYENCYPSEPLIISARDVVVYDEGSCTDMEYQCTDDSNMVAACYITKPSQSHELLMSSESLTNMLIKHASDLEQELGYTVQVPQPEEEDDTYSLALEPWVIALICFCILCLIVVLIIVWVWYRRKKRLEKMPKDDFSELMTGNGYGHATMGKKDEGTLVYQAWITKAMTQDEASTQVRKGDIAQEMSELESGNTQRSDVIVARVNHENETKEPESVTVTTASVEPTPTSPTDVQAEMPKDPPHYEEITETSGDVQAEMPKDPPHYEEIKDTSELPPPPPETQAAEAPAETDEPLPAPPSPVEAETEVLNELDKLIVDEEKSPEGGVDNPTFDSNIVDEETGTSLEGGAMTTAL comes from the exons ATGGTGAAGATGGCTAAGTTAGCGAGTTTACTGGTCCTGGTGTTATTAGCATTGGAGGCTCGTTTCTGTCAGT CCTCCACCAGCACTGTACCTCTGCCCGTCGGTACCACGGATGACGATGTAACGGACGATCCGACGACGGCGGCGCCAACCGTGGCTACCACTTCCGGGCCCGATGACACCACCACGGCCCCGGTCCCACCTGTCACAACAAGACCGCGAACAACGACTGAATTGCCGAACCCTTCGCCAATTCCTGAACTGGTCGAAGAAGGAGGCGTTGAGGCTGAACTTGGAACGTCTTATGCCGGG TGGAATAGCGCAGAATACAGAAATGCTCTTGCTAAATATGCTAATGATTGGTGTATCAATCCCTACGAAAACTGTTATCCAAGTGAACCATTGATAATAAG CGCCCGAGATGTTGTGGTGTACGATGAAGGTTCCTGTACAGACATGGAGTACCAGTGTACTGATGACAGTAACATGGTGGCTGCGTGCTATATTACCAAACCAAGTCAATCGCACGAACTTCTCATGTCGAGTGAATCTTTGACAAACATGTTGATCAAGCACGCTTCAGATTTGGAGCAGGAACTAGGATACACTGTTCAGGTGCCCCAGCCCGAGGAAGAAGACGACACTTATTCACTTGCTCTTGAACCTTGGGTCATCGCCTTGATCTGTTTCTGCATCCTTTGTCTGATCGTTGTATTGATAATCGTGTGGGTATGGTATCGCAGAAAGAAGAG GTTGGAAAAGATGCCGAAAGATGATTTCTCGGAACTGATGACCGGGAACGGCTACGGCCACGCCACCATGGGGAAGAAGGATGAAGGCACGCTGGTTTACCAAGCTTGGATCACCAAAGCCATGACCCAGGACGAGGCTTCAACCCAGGTGCGCAAGGGAGACATCGCTCAGGAAATGAGTGAGTTGGAATCGGGCAACACCCAACGCTCAGACGTGATCGTTGCCCGGGTTAaccatgaaaatgaaaccaaAGAACCGGAGAGTGTGACTGTGACAACAGCCAGTGTAGAACCGACTCCCACCAGTCCCACAGATGTTCAAGCTGAAATGCCGAAAGACCCCCCTCACTATGAAGAAATAACGGAGACATCCGGGGATGTACAAGCGGAAATGCCGAAAGACCCCCCTCACTATGAAGAAATAAAGGATACGTCCGAGCTACCTCCTCCCCCTCCAGAAACACAAGCAGCTGAGGCACCAGCAGAGACAGATGAACCTCTCCCTGCACCCCCGTCACCTGTAGAAGCTGAAACTGAAGTTTTGAATGAGCTTGACAAACTCATAGTCGACGAAGA GAAATCACCCGAAGGTGGTGTTGACAATCCAACTTTTGATAGTAATATTGTGGATGAAGAGACAGGGACGTCGCTGGAAGGTGGTGCCATGACAACAGCACTGTAG